AAATCAGCTGGCCAAACAACAACATAACAAGCGAATGCTTCAGGCTGTGGATTGGAATCTCGAAAACTCGTCCAAAATTGAAGAAGATGTCGGCTTTAATCGAGGAAACCAAGAGCATGCTACCGCGGATTGCTCTCATAGCCTGCGGATGCTTTAGTCCACCCACGCCCATGCACCTGCGAATGTTTGGTGAGTCAACTGAAACTGGATGGTGAAATTCCCCGGTACATAATCGATACGATTACGAAGCCGTATGTTTGTGACCACAGAGATAGCCAAGGATCACTTCGAGATGCAGGGCACCCACAGAGTGGTAGGTGGCATCATCTCGCCCACACACGATTCATACGGCAAGAAGGACCTGGCCTCCGCCTTGGACCGATGCGCCATGGTGAAGCTGGCCACGCAGAGCTCCAACTGGATCCGGCTGTCTGACTGGGAGGTGCATCAGACCAAGTGGATGCGCACGCAGGCGGTGTTGCAGCACCACCAGAACTACATTAACAACCACATCAATTCAGGCGGAGCGGGCGGCAATGACGAGGTGGACACTCACCTGGCCGGATGGCTGCCACGGGGGCTAATCGGCAGCCGGGATCCTGTGCACCTGAAGCTCCTGTGCGGCGCCGATCTGCTGGAGTCTTTTGCTGTGCCAGGCCTGTGGGCGGAAGCCGATGTAAGTCTTGGTTTCTattaaaagattttgttttaatatgcTTTCCCGCAGATTGAGGACATTGTGGCCAATCACGGCCTGGTGGTCATCACTCGCGCTGGCTCAAACCCTGGAAAAT
This genomic window from Drosophila gunungcola strain Sukarami chromosome 3R, Dgunungcola_SK_2, whole genome shotgun sequence contains:
- the LOC128266469 gene encoding nicotinamide/nicotinic acid mononucleotide adenylyltransferase 3 isoform X1, which produces MFAKISWPNNNITSECFRLWIGISKTRPKLKKMSALIEETKSMLPRIALIACGCFSPPTPMHLRMFEIAKDHFEMQGTHRVVGGIISPTHDSYGKKDLASALDRCAMVKLATQSSNWIRLSDWEVHQTKWMRTQAVLQHHQNYINNHINSGGAGGNDEVDTHLAGWLPRGLIGSRDPVHLKLLCGADLLESFAVPGLWAEADIEDIVANHGLVVITRAGSNPGKFIFDSDILTKYQNNITLITNWVPNEVSSTLIRRLLGRGQSVKYLIDDLVLEYIKRQRLFNVKSKYITDAVRPTHLLFNHAYTDNNKNASSYPIIEDQLEQDMDESDTPSPHLQHTATSRVFCCGEGTLRGSRRSGPGQAVQVITMQADEKEESQAKKQKISQVQL
- the LOC128266469 gene encoding nicotinamide/nicotinic acid mononucleotide adenylyltransferase 3 isoform X3; the protein is MFAKISWPNNNITSECFRLWIGISKTRPKLKKMSALIEETKSMLPRIALIACGCFSPPTPMHLRMFEIAKDHFEMQGTHRVVGGIISPTHDSYGKKDLASALDRCAMVKLATQSSNWIRLSDWEVHQTKWMRTQAVLQHHQNYINNHINSGGAGGNDEVDTHLAGWLPRGLIGSRDPVHLKLLCGADLLESFAVPGLWAEADIEDIVANHGLVVITRAGSNPGKFIFDSDILTKYQNNITLITNWVPNEVSSTLIRRLLGRGQSVKYLIDDLVLEYIKRQRLFNVKSTRAVTPS
- the LOC128266469 gene encoding nicotinamide/nicotinic acid mononucleotide adenylyltransferase 3 isoform X2, encoding MFAKISWPNNNITSECFRLWIGISKTRPKLKKMSALIEETKSMLPRIALIACGCFSPPTPMHLRMFEIAKDHFEMQGTHRVVGGIISPTHDSYGKKDLASALDRCAMVKLATQSSNWIRLSDWEVHQTKWMRTQAVLQHHQNYINNHINSGGAGGNDEVDTHLAGWLPRGLIGSRDPVHLKLLCGADLLESFAVPGLWAEADIEDIVANHGLVVITRAGSNPGKFIFDSDILTKYQNNITLITNWVPNEVSSTLIRRLLGRGQSVKYLIDDLVLEYIKRQRLFNVKSQDAPAPPECDS